The sequence CCCGGCCGCCTGGATGCCGGCGACCGCGCAGGCCTCGTCATTGTCGGAGGTGTCGCCGGACACGCCGACGGCGCCGAGCAAAGTGGCGCCGTCCATGATCAGCACGCCGCCGGGGACCGGCACCAGCGCACCCTTGGCAATGGTGTTCACGGCGTCGATGAAATAGGCCTGCTCCTGCGCACGCTGGAACAGGGCGCGCGAGCCCATGCCCATCGCGAGGGCGCCATAGGCCTTGCCGTGGGCGATCTCGGCGCGCATCAGGCTGGTGCCGTCCTGCGCCGCCGCGATCTTGAGCACGCCGCGCGCGTCCAGGATGGTGACGACGAGGGGCTTGAGCTTCAGCTCGGTGGATTTTGCGAAGGCGGCGTCGAGGATCTTGCGGGCGATGTCGAGGGTGAGTTCAGCCATGGCTTGGTTCCTTTGTAACGGGAGTGGCGATTGAAGGGGTGGCGCGATCGAGGCTCATCGCCAGCACGCGCGCGACGTGAAGCGCCTCGCGCTTCGTGCCGTCGTGGATCTGGTGGCGGCAGGAGGTGCCGTCGGCGACGACCAGCGTAGCCTCGTCCGCGCGCCGCACGGCGGGCAGCAGCGACAGTTCGGCCATCTCGATCGAAGCATCGTAGGTGTCCGCGCCATAGCCGAAGGCGCCGGCCATGCCGCAGCAGCTCGACTCGATGGTCTCGACCTTGAGGCCGGGGACGAGACGCAGCACCTGCTCGACTGGCTTGAAGGCGCCGAAGGATTTTTGGTGGCAATGGCCGTGCACCACGGCCTTGTCGGCCACGGTGCCGAGCGGCAGTTGCAGCCGTCCGGCCTCGGCCTCGCGTACCAGAAATTCCTCGAACGTCAGCGCATGGGCGCCGACGGCCTTGGCGTCGTTGTCCTTGCGTAGCGAAGATAGCTCGTCGCGCAGCGTCAAGAGGCAGCTCGGCTCGAGGCCGACGATCGGCACGCCGCGCGCCGCGTATGGCGCGAAGGCGGAGACCAGCCGGTCGAGCTCGGCTTTGGCTTCGTCGACGAGACCAGCCGAGAGGAACGTGCGGCCGCAGCATAGCGGCCGGCTGCCGCTCGCAGGCTTGGGCATATGCACGCGATAGCCGCCGGCCGCGAGCACGCGCAGCGCGGCGTCGAGATTCTCGCGCTCATAGATGCGGTTGAAGGTATCAGTGAACAGCACGACCTCGCGGCCGCCCTCAGGCCCGATGCTGCCAGCGGGTGGCACGAACACATCGCTGCGGAAGGCGGGCAGCGCCCGGCGCGCGCTGATGCCGGCAAAGCGCTCGAACAGCTTTCGCAGCAGTGGACTGTGGTTGCGCAAGTTGGCGAGCATCGCGAAGCGCGACGCAAGGCCGGCATAGCGCGGCAGGTAGCCGACAAGGCGGTCGCGCAAGCTCAAGCCATGGCTGGCGGCGCGCGCCGCCAGCACCTCAATCTTCATCTTGGCCATGTCGACGCCGGTCGGGCATTCGTGGCGGCAGGCCTTGCAGGAGACGCAGAGTTTCAGCGTCTCCATCATCTCGTCGGAGGCGAGCGCGTCGGGGCCGAGCTGGCCGGAGATCGCGAGGCGCAGCGTGTTGGCGCGTCCCCGCGTGACATCCTTCTCGTTGCGCGTGGCGCGGTAGGAGGGGCACATCACGCCGCCCTCGAGCTTGCGGCAGGCGCCGTTGTTGTTGCACATCTCGACCGCGCCCTGGAATCCGCCGCCGGCGCCGGGATAAGCCGACCAGTCGAGCTTCGTCTTCAGCTCGCCGACGCGATAGTCCGGCTTGAAGCGGAACAGCGTGCGGTCGTCCATTTTGGGCGCATCGACGATCTTGCCGGGATTGAGGACGCCGGCGGGATCGAAGCGCTGCTTGACCTCCCTGAAG is a genomic window of Bradyrhizobium sp. CB1717 containing:
- a CDS encoding heme-binding protein, with amino-acid sequence MAELTLDIARKILDAAFAKSTELKLKPLVVTILDARGVLKIAAAQDGTSLMRAEIAHGKAYGALAMGMGSRALFQRAQEQAYFIDAVNTIAKGALVPVPGGVLIMDGATLLGAVGVSGDTSDNDEACAVAGIQAAGLKANAG